One window of the Candidatus Methylomirabilota bacterium genome contains the following:
- a CDS encoding ABC transporter substrate-binding protein — translation MSRALTVLMPFHTPFYAPLPAGVALGHFREAGLDVTAVPAARFGKATMPALLDGDIQISLGGLMRSFELADRGGPIVVHFAEVCSRNGFFLLSRAPRPGFRWADLAGRTVLSFHEAPTPWQCMLTVLRAHGVDPAAVRIERHRPTPEAVAAFRAGEADFLEQPQPVVEQLLAEGAGHLVASMGEATGPVPFTSYMTTPELLRREPDTVRRFTRAVYRTQRWLAGHDAATIAKVVAPAFADTEPTILERAVARYLGQGTWSRDPLLRREGYDYLERILISGGLIRQGQRYEDLVDTALARDVMAEDGARAD, via the coding sequence ATGAGCCGGGCGCTGACGGTCCTGATGCCGTTTCACACCCCGTTCTACGCGCCGCTGCCCGCCGGCGTCGCGCTCGGCCACTTCCGCGAGGCCGGCCTCGACGTCACCGCGGTGCCGGCGGCGCGGTTCGGCAAGGCCACGATGCCCGCGCTGCTCGACGGCGACATCCAGATCAGCCTGGGCGGGCTCATGCGCAGCTTCGAGCTGGCCGACCGCGGCGGACCGATCGTGGTGCACTTCGCGGAGGTCTGCAGCCGGAACGGGTTCTTCCTGCTGAGCCGCGCGCCGCGGCCCGGCTTCCGCTGGGCGGATCTCGCCGGGCGGACGGTGCTCTCCTTCCACGAGGCGCCGACGCCGTGGCAGTGCATGCTGACGGTGCTGCGCGCCCACGGGGTCGACCCGGCCGCGGTGCGCATCGAGCGCCACCGGCCGACCCCCGAAGCGGTCGCCGCCTTCCGGGCCGGAGAGGCAGACTTCCTCGAGCAGCCGCAGCCGGTGGTCGAGCAGCTGCTGGCCGAAGGCGCGGGCCATCTGGTGGCGTCGATGGGCGAGGCCACCGGGCCGGTGCCGTTCACCTCCTACATGACCACGCCCGAGCTCCTCCGGCGCGAGCCCGACACCGTCCGGCGTTTCACGCGCGCGGTGTACCGCACCCAGCGGTGGCTGGCCGGACACGACGCGGCGACCATCGCCAAGGTGGTCGCCCCCGCGTTCGCCGACACCGAGCCGACGATCCTGGAGCGGGCGGTGGCCCGGTACCTGGGGCAGGGCACGTGGTCGCGCGACCCGCTGCTGCGCCGCGAGGGCTACGACTACCTCGAGCGCATCCTGATCTCGGGCGGCCTGATCCGGCAAGGCCAGCGCTACGAGGATCTGGTGGACACCGCGCTGGCCCGGGACGTGATGGCCGAGGACGGCGCGCGCGCCGACTAG
- a CDS encoding DUF748 domain-containing protein, translated as MRRSRRRGLWIAGSIGLLVVAAGIAVRVLDEPARRYLEAEVNRRLSGYTVSIPGLRLHPLAAAIEMREATIVQNDNPDPPVLHVRRLVTSVDWRALIRGRVVADVLFDHPTVHLDLRQVRTEAADRTPVEQRGWQEALEALTLDLKINRLRVRQGDVTYVDRGPFKPLHLGHLKIQADNIRNIRSAERTYPSDVQVEGVAFEQGQIWLDGHADFLATPYPGVEGSLWLERIALDYFRPLTNRYNVSVRNGTLSLEGRFEVGPKITRVSLDQVRVQGVALEYTHTRETAGAEQARVEQTAEVARRATRTPSAQLAIERLDVTASTFGFVNRAASPPYRLRLTDTDISLRHLSSQPRDGHASIALRGQLMGKGPTRITASVKTRPGRADLDITTRIEDADLPRLSNVVRAHGGVGVTQGALSLYSELKVENGTIEGYVKPLVKDIRVGDDGSAEGDRSLKRRLYEGMMNVAGKVLKNHSRGEVATVVQVSGPLERPHVSRWETIGRLLQNAFLKPIVPGLDPSRAPGGERAPTPDAPAAGTP; from the coding sequence ATGCGACGCTCACGCCGCCGTGGGCTGTGGATCGCGGGCTCGATCGGGCTGCTCGTGGTCGCCGCGGGGATCGCGGTGCGCGTCCTCGACGAGCCGGCGCGCCGCTACCTGGAAGCGGAGGTCAACCGGCGGCTCAGCGGCTACACCGTCTCGATCCCCGGCCTGCGCCTGCATCCGCTCGCCGCCGCCATCGAGATGCGCGAGGCCACGATCGTCCAGAACGACAATCCCGATCCGCCCGTGCTCCACGTGCGCCGGCTCGTCACCAGCGTCGACTGGCGGGCGCTGATCCGGGGGCGCGTGGTGGCCGACGTGCTGTTCGACCATCCCACCGTGCACCTCGACCTGCGCCAGGTGCGCACCGAGGCCGCCGATCGCACGCCGGTCGAGCAGCGCGGCTGGCAGGAGGCGCTCGAAGCCCTCACGCTCGATCTCAAGATCAACCGGCTGCGCGTCCGGCAGGGCGACGTGACCTACGTCGATCGCGGCCCGTTCAAGCCGCTCCACCTCGGTCATTTGAAGATCCAGGCCGACAACATCCGCAACATCCGCTCGGCGGAGCGCACCTATCCGTCCGACGTCCAGGTCGAAGGCGTGGCGTTCGAGCAGGGCCAGATCTGGCTGGACGGGCACGCCGACTTCCTCGCGACGCCGTATCCCGGCGTGGAGGGCTCGCTCTGGCTCGAGCGGATCGCGCTCGACTACTTCCGGCCCCTCACCAACCGCTACAACGTGTCGGTGCGGAACGGCACGCTCTCGCTGGAGGGCCGCTTCGAGGTCGGCCCGAAGATCACGCGGGTGTCGCTCGACCAGGTGCGCGTGCAGGGGGTGGCCCTGGAATACACGCACACCCGCGAGACCGCGGGCGCCGAGCAGGCGCGGGTCGAGCAGACCGCCGAAGTGGCGCGTCGGGCCACCAGGACGCCGAGCGCGCAGCTGGCCATCGAGCGCCTCGACGTCACCGCCAGCACGTTCGGCTTCGTGAACCGGGCGGCCAGCCCGCCCTACCGGCTCCGGCTCACCGATACCGACATCTCGCTGCGGCACCTGAGCAGCCAGCCGCGCGACGGCCACGCCTCCATCGCGCTGCGCGGGCAGCTGATGGGCAAGGGGCCGACCCGCATCACCGCCTCGGTGAAGACGCGCCCGGGGCGCGCCGATCTCGACATCACCACCCGCATCGAGGACGCCGACCTGCCGCGGCTCAGCAACGTGGTCCGTGCCCACGGCGGCGTCGGCGTGACCCAGGGCGCGCTCTCCCTCTACTCCGAGCTGAAGGTCGAGAACGGCACCATCGAGGGCTACGTCAAGCCGCTCGTCAAGGACATCCGCGTCGGCGACGACGGCTCGGCCGAGGGCGACCGCAGCCTGAAGCGCCGGCTGTACGAGGGGATGATGAACGTGGCCGGCAAGGTGCTGAAGAATCACTCGCGCGGCGAGGTCGCCACGGTGGTGCAGGTGTCGGGACCGCTGGAGCGGCCGCACGTGAGCCGCTGGGAGACGATCGGGCGCCTGCTGCAGAACGCCTTCCTCAAGCCGATCGTGCCGGGCCTCGATCCGTCCCGCGCTCCGGGCGGCGAGCGTGCGCCGACTCCGGACGCCCCGGCCGCCGGGACACCCTAG
- a CDS encoding tetratricopeptide repeat protein: MVVTLAVFWPTLGHQFLDWDDDRNLVNNPDFRGLGWSQLRWMLTTTLMGHWIPFTWLTFGTDYVIWGMRPFGYHLTNLLVHAGAAAALYFVARRLLRAATGDSEIALRLGALAAALFFAIHPLRVESVAWATERRDVLSGLWLLLTVLTYLVSVDRPARRGRWLAASLICYALALTSKAIVMTLPAVLLILDVYPLRRLGRGRAWATEEGRRALIEKIPFVLLAIAGAGMAVYALRTHAAEMMVPQPLESRIAVALYGVAFYAWTTVVPAAISPLYQLPRRVDPADPAMLASAAAVIAVTAVLLWQRRRWPAGLAVWLGYLVLLAPVSGLVQSGPQLVAARYSYLAGLGFALLVGAGVGWLARRAEGPPRAWRWAGIGGVVVVAGLVTLGTLTWRQTQIWRDPETLWSHVLSIDPGSSIAHNNLGFAYLQAGRLADAEREILTALRLDPEWELAHANLAVVLLRQGRLAEAGEARVQLGYMLLKHGKYEGAIDLFQKEVASRPGDAGAHNNLGAALLLRGQVGPAIGQFEEALRINPAHEKARRNLAAARQRQLGR, from the coding sequence GTGGTCGTCACCCTCGCGGTGTTCTGGCCGACCCTCGGGCATCAGTTCCTCGACTGGGACGACGATCGCAACCTGGTGAACAACCCCGACTTCCGCGGGCTCGGGTGGTCGCAGCTGCGCTGGATGCTCACGACGACGCTGATGGGGCACTGGATTCCCTTCACGTGGCTGACGTTTGGCACCGACTACGTGATCTGGGGGATGAGGCCCTTCGGCTACCACTTGACCAACCTGCTGGTGCACGCCGGCGCGGCGGCGGCGCTGTACTTCGTCGCGCGTCGGCTGCTCCGGGCGGCGACCGGCGACAGCGAGATCGCGCTCCGCCTGGGCGCCCTCGCGGCCGCGCTGTTCTTCGCGATCCACCCGCTGCGCGTCGAATCCGTCGCGTGGGCGACCGAGCGGCGCGACGTGCTGTCCGGTCTCTGGCTCCTCCTCACCGTCCTCACCTATCTGGTGTCGGTGGACCGGCCGGCCCGCCGGGGCCGGTGGCTGGCGGCGTCGCTGATCTGCTACGCGCTGGCGCTCACCTCGAAGGCCATCGTGATGACGCTGCCCGCGGTGCTGCTGATCCTCGACGTCTACCCGCTGCGGCGGCTCGGCCGCGGGCGAGCCTGGGCGACCGAGGAGGGGCGCCGGGCCCTCATCGAGAAGATCCCGTTCGTGCTCCTGGCCATTGCGGGCGCGGGGATGGCCGTCTACGCCCTGCGGACCCACGCCGCCGAGATGATGGTGCCGCAGCCGCTCGAGAGTCGGATCGCGGTGGCGCTCTACGGCGTCGCGTTCTACGCGTGGACGACCGTCGTGCCCGCCGCGATCTCGCCGCTCTACCAGCTGCCCCGCCGCGTGGATCCCGCGGACCCGGCGATGCTCGCGAGCGCGGCGGCGGTGATCGCGGTCACCGCGGTGCTGCTGTGGCAGCGGCGGCGATGGCCGGCCGGCCTCGCGGTGTGGCTCGGCTACCTGGTGCTGCTCGCCCCGGTGAGCGGCCTCGTGCAGTCGGGACCGCAGCTGGTGGCGGCCCGCTACAGCTACCTGGCCGGCCTGGGGTTCGCGCTGCTCGTCGGCGCCGGCGTCGGCTGGCTGGCCCGGCGCGCCGAGGGGCCGCCGCGCGCCTGGCGGTGGGCGGGCATCGGGGGCGTGGTGGTCGTTGCGGGCCTCGTGACCCTCGGCACGCTGACGTGGAGGCAGACGCAGATCTGGCGCGACCCGGAGACGCTGTGGAGCCATGTGCTGTCGATCGATCCCGGGTCGTCGATCGCGCACAACAACCTGGGCTTCGCCTACCTGCAGGCGGGACGGCTGGCCGACGCGGAGCGGGAGATCCTGACCGCGCTCCGCCTCGACCCCGAATGGGAGCTGGCGCACGCCAACCTCGCGGTGGTGCTACTGCGCCAGGGCCGGCTCGCCGAGGCCGGCGAGGCGCGCGTGCAGCTCGGCTACATGCTCCTCAAGCACGGCAAGTACGAGGGGGCGATCGATCTCTTCCAGAAGGAGGTCGCCTCGCGCCCCGGCGACGCGGGCGCGCACAACAACCTGGGCGCGGCGCTGCTGCTGCGCGGCCAGGTCGGACCGGCCATCGGCCAGTTCGAGGAGGCGCTGCGGATCAATCCGGCGCACGAGAAGGCGCGACGGAACCTCGCGGCGGCTCGCCAGCGTCAGCTCGGCCGGTGA
- a CDS encoding xanthine dehydrogenase family protein molybdopterin-binding subunit — protein MRPRRPDSLSAETRPGRAPETVIANISRRRFLQGTGAVGGLVLAAGFASAARAADPPKYGRDGMPNGWVDDPLVFVAIGEDGTVTITCHRSEMGQGVRTSMPMIVADELEADWKRVKIKQATGDEKRFGNQDTDGSRSTRHFFTPMRRCGAAARTMLESAAAARWGVPVGEVQAKNHEVVHAKSGRRLGYGALAKAAATQPVPDRDSVKLKDPSQFRYIGKGQLKLVDGRDIVTGKAMYGIDTRLPGMLYAVVARPPVYGGKVQSYDAAATLKVPGVVKVVEIDQSPAPAHFNPLGGVAVVATNTWSAIQGRKALKVVWNDGPNGSYDTPAYKVSMQESARKPGKVVRDNGNLDSDLAGAAKKVEAEYYIPHLSHAPMEPPAATVRIVNGKAEVWGCVQSPQATKDLIAKRLGMKPEDVTVNVTLLGGGFGRKSKPDFAIEAAVVSKAMDGKPVKLTWTREDDLVNNYFHTVSVEHLEAGLDAQNKPVAWLHRSVAPTIFSTFVEGAKNEADLELAMGVINVPFDIKSVRIENPEAVAHTRIGWFRSVSNIPHAFAVQSFVAELAAAAGRDPKDYLLEVIGPARRISPEQLSDKWNHGENPELYPVDTGRLRRVVETVAREAGWGRQMPKGRGLGIAAHYSFVSYVASVVEVEVDNQGVITVPRIDIAIDCGATVNPDRVRAQMQGAAIMGLGIATLGEMTFKGGKAEQENFHQYEVTRMSGAPRETRVYIIPGDYAQPMGGVGEPGVPPIPPALCNAIFAATGKRIRTLPIRDQLKA, from the coding sequence ATGAGGCCCCGGCGGCCGGATTCACTCTCGGCCGAGACCCGGCCGGGACGCGCGCCCGAGACAGTGATCGCCAACATCAGCCGCCGGCGGTTCCTGCAGGGCACCGGCGCGGTGGGCGGGCTGGTGCTCGCCGCCGGGTTCGCCTCCGCCGCGCGCGCGGCCGATCCGCCGAAGTACGGACGCGACGGCATGCCCAACGGGTGGGTGGACGATCCGCTCGTGTTCGTGGCCATCGGCGAGGACGGCACCGTCACGATCACCTGCCATCGCTCCGAGATGGGGCAGGGCGTGCGCACCAGCATGCCGATGATCGTGGCCGACGAGCTCGAGGCCGACTGGAAGCGCGTCAAGATCAAGCAGGCCACGGGCGACGAGAAGCGCTTCGGCAACCAGGACACCGACGGCTCCCGCAGCACGCGGCATTTCTTCACGCCGATGCGGCGTTGCGGCGCGGCGGCTCGCACCATGCTGGAATCCGCCGCGGCGGCCAGGTGGGGCGTCCCGGTCGGCGAGGTGCAGGCCAAGAACCACGAGGTCGTCCACGCCAAGAGCGGCCGGCGCCTGGGCTACGGCGCACTGGCCAAGGCCGCGGCCACCCAGCCGGTCCCGGACCGGGACAGCGTGAAGCTGAAGGACCCCTCGCAGTTCCGCTACATCGGCAAGGGTCAGCTCAAGCTGGTCGACGGCCGCGACATCGTGACCGGCAAGGCCATGTACGGCATCGATACGCGGCTGCCCGGCATGCTCTACGCGGTGGTGGCCCGTCCGCCGGTCTACGGCGGGAAGGTGCAGAGCTATGACGCGGCCGCCACGCTCAAGGTCCCCGGCGTGGTGAAGGTGGTCGAGATCGACCAGAGCCCGGCCCCGGCGCACTTCAACCCGCTGGGCGGCGTCGCGGTGGTGGCCACGAACACCTGGTCCGCCATCCAGGGCCGCAAGGCCCTCAAGGTGGTCTGGAACGACGGCCCCAACGGCTCCTACGACACGCCGGCCTACAAGGTCTCCATGCAGGAGTCGGCGCGCAAGCCGGGCAAGGTCGTGCGCGACAACGGCAACCTCGACAGCGACCTGGCCGGGGCCGCGAAGAAGGTCGAGGCCGAGTACTACATCCCGCACCTCTCGCATGCGCCGATGGAGCCGCCGGCCGCGACGGTGCGCATCGTCAACGGCAAGGCCGAGGTGTGGGGCTGCGTGCAGTCCCCGCAGGCGACGAAGGACCTGATCGCCAAGCGGCTCGGCATGAAGCCCGAGGACGTGACGGTCAACGTGACGCTGCTGGGCGGCGGGTTCGGCCGGAAGTCGAAGCCCGACTTCGCCATCGAGGCCGCGGTGGTCTCGAAGGCGATGGACGGCAAGCCGGTGAAGCTGACGTGGACCCGAGAAGACGACCTGGTCAACAACTACTTCCACACCGTCTCGGTGGAGCATCTCGAGGCCGGCCTCGACGCGCAGAACAAGCCGGTCGCCTGGCTGCACCGCAGCGTGGCGCCCACCATCTTCTCGACCTTCGTCGAGGGGGCCAAGAACGAGGCCGACCTCGAGCTGGCGATGGGCGTCATCAACGTGCCGTTCGACATCAAGAGCGTCCGCATCGAGAATCCCGAGGCGGTCGCGCACACCAGAATCGGTTGGTTCCGCTCCGTCTCGAACATCCCCCACGCCTTCGCGGTGCAGTCGTTCGTGGCCGAGCTGGCCGCCGCGGCGGGACGCGACCCGAAGGATTATCTGCTGGAGGTCATCGGGCCGGCCCGGCGCATCAGCCCGGAGCAGCTGTCCGACAAGTGGAATCACGGTGAGAACCCGGAGCTGTATCCGGTCGACACCGGACGGCTCCGTCGCGTGGTGGAGACGGTGGCCCGCGAGGCCGGCTGGGGGCGTCAGATGCCCAAGGGCCGCGGCCTCGGCATCGCCGCGCACTACAGCTTCGTGTCGTACGTGGCGTCGGTGGTGGAGGTCGAGGTGGACAATCAAGGGGTGATCACGGTTCCCCGCATCGACATCGCCATCGATTGCGGCGCCACGGTGAACCCGGACCGCGTGCGCGCCCAGATGCAGGGCGCGGCCATCATGGGGCTGGGCATCGCGACGCTCGGCGAGATGACGTTCAAGGGCGGGAAAGCCGAGCAGGAGAACTTCCACCAGTACGAGGTCACGCGCATGTCCGGGGCGCCCCGCGAGACGCGCGTGTACATCATCCCGGGGGACTACGCCCAGCCGATGGGCGGAGTGGGTGAGCCGGGCGTGCCGCCCATCCCGCCGGCGCTCTGCAACGCGATCTTCGCCGCGACCGGGAAGCGCATCCGGACGCTGCCGATCCGCGATCAGCTGAAAGCCTGA